A window of the Streptomyces griseochromogenes genome harbors these coding sequences:
- a CDS encoding PP2C family protein-serine/threonine phosphatase: MIRIKARAPTARGAVLPTVWGATAVGYKFGCPLAQQHGLGARIVTSAVFFAVGTGLMVHVRRALLRELRQARRVAGAAQSVVLRPLPARVDGLNVAAAQLSADHGATIGGDLYEAVATEHGVRVVMGDVRGHGIGALGTAAAVLGSFREAAHDEPELGAVLRRLERALARHLRERARAEHPSSGTQEPDNPVAEEFVTVLLLEIGDEGELRALNCGHPWPYLLSGTRVEPLTRADPLPPLGPFPLPAELETHPCGQLLPGDSLVLFTDGAEDARDAHGRFFSLPTALGEAVHDHPVTAQKVLRTVFTALLRHTAGRPSDDVAVLVLRNGRRSAELSGARDGNGQAAAF; this comes from the coding sequence ATGATCCGCATCAAGGCGCGGGCACCCACCGCGCGGGGAGCCGTACTGCCCACGGTCTGGGGAGCCACGGCGGTCGGCTACAAGTTCGGCTGCCCGCTCGCCCAGCAGCACGGGCTCGGCGCGCGCATCGTCACCAGCGCCGTGTTCTTCGCCGTCGGCACCGGACTGATGGTCCATGTCCGTCGCGCCCTGCTGCGCGAACTGAGGCAGGCCCGCCGGGTCGCCGGCGCCGCGCAGAGCGTGGTCCTCAGGCCCCTGCCGGCTCGCGTCGACGGTCTGAACGTCGCCGCGGCCCAGCTGTCCGCCGACCACGGCGCGACGATCGGCGGCGATCTGTACGAGGCGGTCGCCACCGAACACGGGGTCCGGGTGGTGATGGGCGACGTACGCGGCCACGGCATCGGCGCCCTCGGCACCGCTGCCGCCGTGCTCGGCAGCTTCCGCGAGGCGGCGCACGACGAGCCCGAACTCGGCGCCGTGCTGCGCAGACTGGAGCGCGCCCTGGCCCGCCACCTGCGCGAGCGGGCCCGTGCCGAACACCCGTCGAGCGGCACCCAGGAGCCCGACAATCCGGTCGCCGAGGAGTTCGTCACCGTTCTGCTCCTGGAAATCGGCGACGAGGGCGAACTGCGCGCCCTCAACTGCGGGCATCCCTGGCCGTATCTGCTCAGCGGCACCCGGGTGGAGCCGCTCACCCGAGCCGATCCACTCCCGCCGCTGGGCCCCTTCCCGCTGCCGGCCGAGCTGGAGACGCACCCCTGCGGGCAGTTGCTCCCCGGAGACTCCCTGGTCCTGTTCACCGACGGAGCCGAGGACGCCCGAGATGCCCACGGCCGTTTCTTCTCCCTGCCCACGGCACTGGGCGAGGCCGTACACGATCACCCGGTGACGGCTCAGAAGGTCCTCCGCACGGTCTTCACGGCCCTCCTGCGCCATACGGCGGGCCGGCCATCGGACGACGTGGCGGTACTGGTCCTGCGGAACGGCCGAAGAAGCGCCGAACTGTCAGGGGCGCGGGACGGAAACGGCCAAGCCGCCGCTTTCTGA
- the pheT gene encoding phenylalanine--tRNA ligase subunit beta, which produces MRVPLSWLREYVDLPATESGRDVQEKLVSAGLEVETVEQLGADLKGPLVVGRVLTIEELTEFKKPIRFCTVDVGQANGTGEPQEIVCGARNFAVGDKVVVVLPGATLPGGFSIAARKTYGKTSHGMICSSDELGMGDDGNHGIIVLPPETEVGRNAIELLELVDEVIDIAVTANRGDCLSIRGVARETAIAYGLPLRDPALIDVPAPNAFGYPVQVSDPMGCDRFTARTVTGLSPEARSPIWLRRRLQKVGMRPISLAVDVTNYVMMELGQPLHAYDRNLVQGTIGVRRAAEGEKLVTLDGVERGLHAEDLVITDERGPIGLAGVMGGANTEIADHDDVENATTGVVIEAAHFDEVSIARTARRHKLSSEASRRFERGVDRQAASAAAQRTVDLLVLLAGGTAEAGVTEIIAPSAPHTITVPADHPDKVAGVDYGRETVVRRLQEIGCDVYGQDELIVTVPSWRPDLTDPNDLAEEVIRLEGYENLPSTLPKLPSGRGLTHRQRLHRRVGRALAGAGYVEAPNYPFVGEQVFDQLGLEADDPARRVVKLVNPLNDEEPALRTTLLPGLLGALRRNDGRGSHDLALFETGLVFQPREERRAGGHLPVDRRPTDEEIASLNGALPEQPRHVAAVLTGAREQAGWWGGGRPAGWADAVQAARTVAQEAGADLVVRKGQYGPWHPGRCAELVVVADGTEQVVGHAGELHPRVLKALGLPERTCAMELDLDALEAVGDGVPQAPSISAFPVATQDVALVVDKPVPAAQVEAALREGAGELLESIRLFDVYENAAQLGEGKKSLAYALRFRAGDRTLTVDEASAARDAAVALAGERTGAVLRG; this is translated from the coding sequence ATGCGGGTCCCGCTTTCTTGGCTGCGGGAGTACGTCGACCTGCCGGCGACGGAATCCGGCCGCGACGTCCAGGAGAAGCTCGTCTCGGCCGGGCTCGAGGTCGAGACCGTCGAGCAGCTCGGCGCCGACCTCAAGGGCCCGCTGGTCGTCGGCCGGGTGCTGACCATCGAGGAGCTGACGGAGTTCAAGAAGCCGATCCGCTTCTGCACCGTCGACGTCGGCCAGGCCAACGGCACCGGCGAGCCCCAGGAGATCGTCTGCGGCGCCCGCAACTTCGCGGTCGGCGACAAGGTCGTCGTGGTCCTCCCGGGCGCCACGCTGCCCGGTGGTTTCTCGATCGCCGCCCGCAAGACCTACGGCAAGACGTCCCACGGCATGATCTGCTCCAGCGACGAGCTGGGCATGGGCGACGACGGCAACCACGGCATCATCGTGCTGCCGCCGGAGACCGAGGTCGGCAGGAACGCCATCGAGCTGCTGGAGCTGGTCGACGAGGTCATCGACATCGCCGTCACCGCCAACCGCGGCGACTGCCTGTCCATCCGCGGCGTCGCCCGCGAGACCGCGATCGCCTACGGCCTGCCGCTGCGCGACCCGGCCCTGATCGACGTACCGGCCCCGAACGCCTTCGGCTACCCGGTCCAGGTCTCCGACCCGATGGGCTGCGACCGCTTCACCGCCCGCACCGTCACCGGTCTGAGCCCCGAGGCGCGCTCCCCGATCTGGCTGCGGCGCCGGCTGCAGAAGGTCGGCATGCGCCCGATCTCGCTCGCCGTCGACGTCACGAACTACGTGATGATGGAGCTGGGCCAGCCGCTGCACGCCTACGACCGGAACCTGGTCCAGGGCACCATCGGCGTGCGCCGCGCCGCGGAGGGCGAGAAGCTCGTCACCCTCGACGGCGTCGAGCGGGGGCTGCACGCCGAGGACCTCGTCATCACCGACGAGCGGGGCCCGATCGGCCTCGCGGGTGTCATGGGCGGCGCGAACACGGAGATCGCCGACCACGACGATGTCGAGAACGCCACGACCGGCGTGGTCATCGAGGCGGCCCACTTCGACGAGGTCTCGATCGCCCGTACGGCCCGTCGTCACAAGCTGTCGTCCGAGGCCTCCCGCCGCTTCGAGCGGGGCGTCGACCGGCAGGCCGCCTCCGCCGCGGCCCAGCGCACCGTCGACCTGCTCGTGCTGCTCGCGGGCGGTACCGCCGAGGCCGGCGTCACCGAGATCATCGCGCCCTCCGCCCCGCACACGATCACCGTCCCGGCCGACCACCCGGACAAGGTCGCGGGTGTGGACTACGGCCGCGAGACCGTCGTCCGGCGCCTCCAGGAGATCGGCTGCGACGTCTACGGACAGGACGAGCTGATCGTCACCGTCCCGTCCTGGCGGCCCGACCTGACCGACCCCAACGACCTCGCCGAAGAGGTCATCCGTCTGGAGGGCTACGAGAACCTGCCCTCCACGCTGCCCAAGCTCCCCTCGGGCCGCGGCCTGACCCACCGCCAGCGGCTGCACCGCCGGGTCGGCCGGGCCCTGGCAGGCGCGGGCTATGTCGAGGCGCCGAACTACCCGTTCGTCGGCGAGCAGGTCTTCGACCAGCTCGGCCTGGAGGCCGACGACCCGGCCCGCCGCGTCGTGAAGCTGGTCAACCCGCTCAACGACGAGGAGCCCGCGCTCCGTACGACGCTGCTGCCGGGCCTGCTGGGTGCGCTGCGGCGCAACGACGGCCGTGGCTCGCACGACCTGGCGCTCTTCGAGACGGGCCTGGTCTTCCAGCCGCGCGAGGAGCGGCGCGCCGGCGGGCACCTGCCCGTCGACCGGCGTCCCACCGACGAGGAGATCGCTTCGCTGAACGGGGCGCTGCCCGAGCAGCCCCGGCACGTGGCCGCCGTCCTCACGGGCGCTCGCGAGCAGGCCGGCTGGTGGGGCGGTGGCCGTCCGGCCGGGTGGGCCGACGCGGTCCAGGCGGCGCGGACCGTCGCCCAGGAGGCCGGCGCGGACCTGGTGGTGCGCAAGGGACAGTACGGTCCCTGGCACCCCGGCCGCTGTGCCGAGCTGGTGGTCGTCGCCGACGGCACGGAGCAGGTCGTGGGCCACGCGGGAGAACTGCACCCGCGTGTCCTCAAGGCCCTGGGGCTGCCCGAGCGCACCTGCGCGATGGAGCTGGACCTGGACGCGCTGGAGGCGGTGGGCGACGGTGTCCCGCAGGCGCCGAGCATCTCCGCCTTCCCGGTCGCCACGCAGGATGTCGCCCTCGTGGTCGACAAGCCGGTGCCGGCCGCTCAGGTCGAGGCGGCGCTGCGTGAGGGCGCGGGCGAACTGCTCGAGTCCATCCGGCTGTTCGACGTGTACGAGAATGCCGCGCAGCTTGGCGAGGGGAAGAAGTCGCTGGCGTACGCGCTCCGCTTCCGGGCGGGGGATCGTACGTTGACCGTGGACGAGGCCTCGGCTGCCCGGGATGCTGCTGTTGCCCTTGCGGGCGAGCGGACCGGTGCGGTTCTGAGGGGCTAG
- the pheS gene encoding phenylalanine--tRNA ligase subunit alpha yields the protein MSAPNKSYDPVEVEALKPEEIERMQGEALAAFAAASSLDALHEAKVAHTGPASPLALANREIGALPPHAKAEAGKRVGMARGAVNKALAARQGELEAERDARVLVEEDVDVTLPHDRVPAGARHPLTTLSERIEDVFVAMGYEVAEGPEIEAEWFNFDALNIGPDHPARGEADTFFVEGPDGTGESGVVLRTHTSPVQIRSLLDRELPVYVICPGRVYRTDELDATHTPVFHQVELLAVDEGLTMADLKGTLDHMVQSLFGEDMKTRLRPNFFPFTEPSAEMDMVCYVCRGESVGNPDRPCRTCSSEGWIELGGCGMVNPRVLAACGVDPEKYSGFAFGFGIERMLMFRHNVEDMRDMVEGDVRFTRPFGMEI from the coding sequence ATGTCGGCACCCAATAAGTCGTACGACCCTGTCGAGGTCGAGGCGTTGAAACCGGAAGAGATCGAGCGCATGCAGGGCGAGGCGCTCGCCGCCTTCGCCGCAGCGAGCTCCCTCGACGCGCTCCACGAGGCCAAGGTCGCCCACACCGGCCCGGCCTCCCCGCTGGCCCTCGCCAACCGCGAGATCGGCGCCCTGCCCCCGCACGCCAAAGCCGAGGCCGGCAAGCGCGTCGGCATGGCCCGCGGCGCCGTGAACAAGGCCCTCGCCGCCCGTCAGGGCGAGCTGGAGGCCGAGCGCGACGCCCGTGTGCTGGTCGAGGAGGACGTGGACGTCACACTGCCCCACGACCGCGTCCCGGCGGGCGCCCGGCACCCGCTGACCACGCTCTCGGAGCGCATCGAGGACGTCTTCGTGGCCATGGGCTACGAGGTCGCCGAGGGCCCCGAGATCGAGGCGGAGTGGTTCAACTTCGACGCGCTCAACATCGGCCCGGACCACCCGGCCCGCGGCGAGGCCGACACCTTCTTCGTCGAGGGCCCGGACGGCACCGGCGAGTCGGGTGTCGTGCTGCGCACCCACACCTCGCCCGTCCAGATCCGCTCCCTGCTCGACCGCGAGCTGCCGGTCTACGTGATCTGCCCCGGCCGCGTGTACCGCACCGACGAGCTGGACGCCACGCACACCCCGGTCTTCCACCAGGTCGAGCTGCTCGCGGTCGACGAGGGCCTGACCATGGCCGACCTCAAGGGCACTCTGGACCACATGGTCCAGTCGCTGTTCGGCGAGGACATGAAGACCCGGCTGCGCCCGAACTTCTTCCCCTTCACCGAGCCGTCCGCCGAGATGGACATGGTCTGCTACGTCTGCCGCGGCGAGTCCGTCGGCAACCCGGACCGGCCCTGCCGTACCTGCTCCAGCGAGGGCTGGATCGAGCTCGGCGGCTGCGGCATGGTCAACCCGCGGGTGCTCGCCGCCTGCGGCGTCGACCCGGAGAAGTACAGCGGCTTCGCCTTCGGGTTCGGCATCGAGCGGATGCTGATGTTCCGCCACAACGTCGAAGACATGCGAGACATGGTCGAGGGTGACGTCCGGTTCACCCGGCCGTTCGGGATGGAGATCTGA